A genomic stretch from Flavobacterium humidisoli includes:
- a CDS encoding beta strand repeat-containing protein, which produces MKKTLLLTFFIICYLGPINAQVGIGTPMPNASSQLEVVAADKGVLIPKISLTGSTDATTISNGNVNSLLVFNTSTISDIKPGYYYWYDNKWNRIVISNEITTNPGTVIYNPTNQQFTYIDASGNTQIIDISSIVKANETITSLINNGAGSYTYTNEAGIAVNIDIVGDVTTNFSTIVNNPAVTNIIQDIVNKTEGNVTFDSTTNQFSYVDASGNTQIIDISTIVKANETITTLEKDAANNGQYTYTSENATKTTIDIVGDVINNANTILNNSTFINQLTNIIKANETLTSLTYDSTANTLTYIDEKAAPYTINLLDLVGDAETQTTLVYDQTAKTLTYNGESGTPTVINLVDLVGDAETVTTITPALTTGNTIATYNNEAGLSVDIKETVTTQSQDPVTGVITFTNETGVAVTSNVISSEPTNIITAGNDGGALLTPTAITSITTVSNTSTVNTATVTVNGVTSTGAPIINSNETALTGATLTTTVNGVASTALDLTPAITAGTTNALSLAGNTLTSNVNGVSTTSDAVSGVSNASTVNTSTVTVNGVTSTGAPIINSNATSITGTSLTTTVNGVASTALDLAPALAAGTTNTLTAVNGDLISTVNGVATAPVPIVISSDNGLTTVNGNVQLGGSLLTPTTIITDSANTLAITGLQAGTVNDNIVVSGTGGVLKTISSTALNVNDWHLLGNSGTNESVNFIGTTDDHDLVFKRDNNPAGLLNRNNTSFGVFALNIASTGTGNTAMGRYSLFSNTSGFYNTAMGENSLYNNTTGAENTASGHLALLDNTTGNFNTSSGYGSLSGNTSGNRNTAFGNGAGNNNTTASNNTFLGAGANLSASGLNVSNATAVGYNARVATSNSLVLGGSAADAVNVGIGIDTPTNTLHIKPLTGVNPVRIEGLQASLSGTDNIIVADATGILRTVTPSSLIPATTVSNTSIANSLSTTVNGVTGTAVPIINSNATSLTGTSLTTTVNGISSTALDLAPAIASGETTTNLSQDTATGVITYTNENADIQTAVLKSADAGNILAIGTDGGALLTPSGITAATTVSNASSANTSTVTVNGVTSTGAPIINSNVITTTNGILVSTVNGIATTPGVSVLSTADNGLTANNGNIKLGGTLTTPTVITTDVTNTLAIEGLQTGGITDNIVVSDATGILKTITPATLNANSWNIFGNTGTDASLNFLGTTDNVNLVFRRNNMPAGRIETDNTSFGVNALNIASTGIRNVALGTSTLPSNTSGESNTALGNFTLYSNTTGSNNTALGTYALSTNTIGDFNTATGLLAMQENASGNHNTTVGYSALASNQTGSNNTAVGSVAGGIGGFNGSGNTFIGNNANPTNSNPINNSTAIGNNSKVATSNSLVLGGMAADAVNVGIGIDAPTNTLHVKPLTGINPVRVEGLQPSVSGTDNVVVADATGVLKTVTASSLVPATTVVNTSAGNDLSTTVNGVAGTAVPIINSNATSLTGTSLTTTVNGLASAALDLTPAIKASETLTTINPIVTTGNIIATYTNEAGGTPVEVKETVTSLKDVVTQITDPFGQLFDLHTLTYTDETNTPNPIDLSVLVKGVETLTSLVYDGANHSLIYSDEHGNATEFKMVDLIGESETLTNLQVNATTGTLDYTDENKILTQLDLGAAVKEPWYSTTTHTGATLNSEDIYTNGWVGIGYTTSSTAPNEKLRVNGAISTVNTYYADYVFEDYFKGKSEIKADYKFKRLPEIEDYIKKHKHLPGITPINKLEKTKEGYAFNMSELSIQLLEKTEEIYLHIIEQNKEIEAKDKEIKELKEASKAMNLRLERLEKLITEKNN; this is translated from the coding sequence ATGAAAAAAACATTACTCCTTACATTTTTTATTATTTGCTATTTAGGTCCAATAAACGCTCAAGTAGGTATTGGAACACCAATGCCAAATGCATCTTCTCAATTAGAAGTTGTTGCAGCCGACAAAGGTGTATTAATTCCTAAAATTAGCTTAACAGGTTCGACTGATGCCACTACAATTTCAAATGGCAATGTTAATAGTTTATTGGTATTTAATACTTCTACTATTTCTGATATTAAACCAGGTTATTACTACTGGTATGATAACAAATGGAATAGAATTGTAATATCAAATGAAATAACTACAAATCCAGGTACAGTTATTTACAACCCTACAAATCAACAATTCACTTATATTGACGCTTCAGGAAATACGCAAATTATTGATATAAGCTCAATTGTAAAAGCAAATGAAACAATCACCTCACTTATAAATAATGGTGCTGGTTCTTATACCTATACTAACGAAGCCGGTATAGCTGTGAATATAGACATTGTTGGCGATGTAACAACTAATTTCAGTACGATTGTAAACAATCCAGCAGTAACAAATATCATTCAGGATATTGTAAATAAAACGGAGGGAAATGTAACTTTTGACTCTACAACAAATCAGTTTAGTTATGTTGATGCTTCTGGTAATACACAAATAATTGATATTAGTACTATTGTAAAAGCTAATGAAACGATTACTACACTAGAGAAGGATGCTGCTAATAATGGTCAATACACCTATACAAGCGAGAATGCAACTAAAACTACAATTGATATAGTTGGAGATGTAATAAACAATGCGAATACAATTTTAAATAATTCAACTTTTATCAATCAATTAACCAACATCATCAAAGCAAATGAAACACTAACAAGTCTTACATATGATAGTACAGCAAATACTTTAACTTATATAGATGAAAAGGCTGCACCATATACAATTAATTTATTGGATTTGGTAGGTGATGCAGAAACTCAGACAACATTAGTTTACGATCAAACAGCGAAAACCTTAACATATAATGGTGAAAGTGGAACTCCAACAGTAATTAATTTGGTTGATTTGGTTGGTGATGCTGAAACAGTTACAACAATAACTCCTGCTCTGACAACAGGAAACACTATAGCAACATATAATAATGAAGCTGGATTATCTGTTGATATTAAAGAAACAGTGACAACTCAAAGTCAAGATCCAGTAACGGGAGTAATTACTTTTACTAATGAAACCGGAGTTGCGGTCACGTCGAATGTCATTAGTTCTGAGCCTACTAATATAATTACTGCTGGTAATGATGGAGGTGCTCTATTAACCCCTACTGCAATTACAAGTATTACTACTGTTTCTAATACATCAACAGTTAATACTGCAACAGTAACGGTAAACGGAGTGACAAGTACCGGAGCGCCAATTATCAACAGCAACGAAACGGCATTAACAGGCGCAACTTTAACCACAACTGTTAATGGAGTTGCAAGTACTGCATTAGATTTAACTCCCGCAATTACAGCAGGCACAACCAATGCTCTGAGCCTGGCTGGCAATACCCTAACCTCTAATGTAAATGGAGTTTCTACAACTTCAGATGCTGTAAGCGGCGTTTCAAATGCTTCAACAGTTAATACTTCAACAGTAACGGTAAACGGAGTGACAAGTACCGGAGCGCCAATTATCAACAGCAACGCCACATCAATCACGGGAACTAGTTTGACCACAACCGTAAACGGAGTAGCAAGCACTGCGCTGGATCTGGCTCCTGCACTTGCTGCGGGCACGACCAATACTTTAACAGCTGTAAATGGTGACTTAATATCAACCGTAAATGGAGTAGCAACTGCCCCCGTCCCAATAGTAATATCATCTGATAATGGATTAACTACAGTAAACGGTAACGTTCAATTAGGCGGATCACTGTTAACTCCAACAACAATAATTACTGATTCTGCGAATACTTTAGCCATAACTGGTTTACAGGCTGGAACAGTAAATGATAATATAGTAGTTTCAGGTACTGGTGGAGTTTTAAAAACAATATCATCTACAGCTTTAAATGTAAATGATTGGCATTTATTAGGCAATAGCGGAACTAATGAATCTGTTAATTTTATAGGAACAACAGATGATCATGATTTGGTTTTCAAGAGAGATAATAATCCAGCGGGTTTACTTAATCGCAACAATACATCTTTTGGGGTGTTCGCACTAAATATTGCTTCTACTGGAACAGGAAATACTGCAATGGGTAGATATTCCCTTTTTAGCAATACATCTGGATTTTATAATACCGCAATGGGTGAAAATTCATTATATAATAATACAACTGGTGCTGAAAATACTGCATCTGGACATTTAGCCTTGCTAGACAATACGACAGGAAATTTTAACACTTCTTCTGGATATGGCTCTCTGTCAGGTAATACTAGCGGCAATAGAAATACTGCATTCGGTAATGGTGCTGGCAATAATAACACCACAGCTTCTAATAATACATTTTTGGGCGCTGGAGCTAATTTAAGTGCATCAGGATTAAATGTCTCCAATGCCACTGCTGTTGGTTACAACGCGAGAGTCGCAACGAGCAATAGTTTAGTTTTAGGAGGCAGTGCGGCTGATGCTGTAAATGTTGGAATAGGTATTGATACACCAACAAATACTTTACACATAAAACCATTAACTGGTGTAAATCCTGTTCGCATAGAAGGGCTGCAGGCTAGTTTGTCGGGAACAGACAACATCATAGTAGCTGATGCAACAGGCATTTTAAGAACAGTAACACCAAGCTCATTAATTCCCGCTACTACAGTTTCAAACACCTCAATCGCAAACAGTTTAAGCACTACTGTAAATGGAGTAACAGGAACTGCAGTTCCTATAATTAACAGCAATGCCACATCACTGACTGGAACTAGTTTAACCACAACCGTAAACGGAATATCAAGTACAGCGCTGGATCTGGCTCCTGCAATTGCTTCTGGAGAAACTACAACCAATCTTTCTCAAGATACTGCAACAGGTGTTATCACCTATACAAATGAAAATGCAGACATACAGACTGCAGTTTTAAAAAGCGCCGATGCTGGCAATATCCTTGCTATAGGAACCGATGGCGGAGCATTACTTACACCATCTGGAATTACAGCGGCAACAACAGTATCAAACGCTTCTTCTGCCAATACTTCAACAGTAACGGTAAACGGAGTGACAAGCACTGGAGCACCAATTATTAATAGCAATGTTATAACTACTACAAACGGTATTTTAGTGTCTACTGTAAATGGAATTGCGACAACTCCCGGAGTATCTGTTTTATCGACTGCTGACAATGGTTTAACGGCTAATAACGGAAATATAAAATTAGGCGGAACACTTACGACTCCAACAGTAATTACTACCGATGTAACAAATACACTGGCAATAGAGGGGTTGCAGACAGGAGGAATAACAGATAATATTGTTGTGTCAGATGCGACTGGTATTTTAAAAACAATTACCCCTGCAACTCTTAACGCAAATAGTTGGAATATTTTTGGTAACACAGGAACAGATGCTAGTTTAAATTTCTTAGGCACAACAGATAATGTAAACCTGGTTTTTAGAAGAAATAATATGCCAGCTGGAAGAATTGAAACAGACAACACTTCTTTTGGTGTTAATGCATTAAATATAGCTTCGACTGGGATTCGGAATGTTGCTTTGGGGACATCTACACTTCCTTCAAATACTTCGGGGGAATCTAATACTGCTTTAGGAAATTTTACCCTATATAGCAATACAACAGGATCTAATAATACTGCTTTAGGAACCTATGCCTTGTCTACTAATACAATAGGTGATTTTAATACTGCAACCGGACTTCTTGCCATGCAGGAAAATGCTTCGGGAAATCATAACACCACAGTAGGTTACTCAGCACTTGCAAGTAATCAAACAGGAAGTAATAATACAGCAGTAGGTTCTGTTGCTGGTGGTATTGGCGGATTTAATGGTTCTGGAAATACCTTTATTGGTAATAATGCCAATCCAACAAATAGTAACCCTATAAATAATTCGACAGCTATTGGAAATAATTCAAAAGTAGCAACAAGCAATAGTTTGGTTTTAGGAGGTATGGCAGCTGATGCTGTAAATGTTGGAATAGGTATTGATGCACCCACAAACACTTTACACGTAAAGCCTTTAACAGGTATAAATCCTGTTCGTGTAGAAGGTTTACAGCCAAGTGTTTCAGGAACTGATAATGTTGTCGTGGCAGATGCAACTGGCGTTTTAAAAACTGTAACTGCAAGTTCTTTAGTTCCAGCGACAACAGTAGTCAATACATCAGCAGGAAATGATTTAAGCACCACAGTAAACGGAGTTGCCGGAACGGCAGTCCCTATAATCAACAGCAATGCAACATCACTGACTGGAACGAGCTTAACCACAACCGTAAACGGATTAGCAAGTGCTGCATTAGATTTAACTCCTGCTATTAAGGCCAGCGAAACCCTAACTACAATAAATCCAATTGTAACTACTGGTAACATTATCGCCACCTATACAAATGAAGCTGGTGGCACACCTGTTGAGGTGAAAGAAACTGTAACTTCTTTAAAAGATGTTGTTACACAAATAACAGATCCATTTGGGCAATTATTTGATTTGCATACTTTGACTTATACAGATGAAACAAATACGCCTAATCCAATTGATTTATCAGTTTTGGTGAAAGGTGTAGAAACCTTAACATCGTTAGTATATGATGGTGCAAATCACTCTTTGATTTATAGTGATGAACATGGAAATGCCACAGAATTTAAAATGGTTGATTTAATTGGAGAATCGGAAACATTAACCAATTTACAAGTAAATGCTACAACAGGAACCCTAGATTATACAGACGAAAACAAAATACTAACTCAATTAGATTTAGGCGCTGCGGTAAAAGAACCTTGGTATAGTACAACAACCCACACTGGAGCTACACTAAATTCAGAAGATATTTATACTAATGGATGGGTAGGAATTGGATACACAACCTCATCTACTGCACCAAATGAAAAACTGAGAGTTAACGGCGCAATTTCAACAGTAAATACCTACTATGCTGATTATGTATTTGAAGATTATTTTAAAGGAAAATCCGAAATCAAGGCTGATTATAAATTTAAACGTCTACCAGAAATTGAAGATTATATTAAAAAACACAAACATCTTCCCGGAATAACCCCTATTAACAAGCTCGAAAAAACGAAAGAAGGATACGCATTTAATATGTCTGAACTATCAATTCAGTTATTAGAAAAAACAGAAGAAATTTATTTACACATTATAGAGCAAAATAAAGAGATTGAAGCAAAAGATAAAGAAATAAAAGAATTGAAAGAAGCTTCAAAAGCAATGAATTTGCGCCTAGAAAGGCTGGAAAAACTAATAACAGAAAAGAATAATTAA
- a CDS encoding nitroreductase family protein: MNLIENLKWRYATKAYSNIKVTEEKVDQILEAINLSASSCGLQSYRVFVVSNPEIQKKLGADSYNGQISSCSHLLVFAAFTDMSSTYIDDYMAMTEKQRGLDAGALSGFRNGLHSYFSAINAEQKALWAAKQAYIALGTALIAAAELKVDATPIEGFNAAIIDAVLGLKEKGLQSTVILALGYRDSEKDYMAATKKVRLPIDEMITKVY; encoded by the coding sequence ATGAATTTGATAGAAAATTTAAAATGGCGCTACGCCACAAAAGCTTACAGTAACATTAAAGTAACAGAAGAAAAGGTCGATCAGATCTTAGAGGCTATAAATCTTTCAGCATCTTCTTGCGGTCTGCAATCTTATCGTGTTTTTGTTGTAAGCAATCCAGAAATCCAAAAGAAATTAGGTGCTGATTCGTATAACGGACAGATTAGCTCTTGCTCTCATTTGCTAGTTTTTGCTGCATTCACTGACATGTCTTCGACTTACATTGACGATTACATGGCAATGACAGAAAAACAAAGAGGTCTTGATGCTGGTGCCTTATCAGGATTTAGAAATGGATTGCATTCCTATTTTAGTGCTATTAACGCAGAGCAAAAAGCCCTTTGGGCCGCCAAACAGGCTTATATTGCTCTAGGAACTGCACTTATTGCTGCGGCAGAATTGAAAGTGGACGCCACTCCTATCGAAGGATTTAATGCCGCCATTATCGATGCCGTTTTGGGTTTGAAAGAAAAAGGATTGCAGTCTACAGTTATCCTCGCTTTAGGATATCGGGATTCGGAGAAAGACTATATGGCAGCTACGAAAAAAGTTCGTTTGCCTATAGATGAAATGATAACGAAAGTTTATTAA
- a CDS encoding DUF1852 domain-containing protein, with the protein MKANIQEDRGINEKQDIENTQNTIKNDFAFKLKSTCLDENYHPSSQTRLTTNFANLARGASRKQNLRNALNMINNRFNALAHLDNPKGDRYRVELEILTVTMSIDDKNGSNDLPMIEVLKTNIIDRNTGQQIEGIAGNNYSSYVRDYDFSILLIEHNKNKSTFSIPENFGDLHGKLYKCFVNSSTYKEHFKMSPIICLSVSSNKTYTRTEYQHPVLGFEYLQDQYSITDEYFSKMGLKVRFFMPANSVAPMAFYHSGDLLADYTDLGLISSISTMETFQKIYRPEIYNANSVAGKIYQPSLKHDDYSLTRVVYDREERSRLAVEQGKYAEEHFIKPYKSLLEQWSANFTL; encoded by the coding sequence ATGAAAGCGAACATACAAGAAGATAGGGGAATAAACGAAAAGCAGGATATTGAAAACACCCAGAATACAATCAAGAATGATTTTGCATTCAAATTAAAGAGCACTTGTTTAGATGAAAATTATCACCCCTCAAGTCAAACGCGTTTGACAACCAATTTTGCCAACTTGGCCAGAGGAGCTAGTCGCAAGCAAAACTTACGTAATGCCTTAAATATGATTAACAATCGATTCAATGCATTGGCTCATCTGGATAATCCAAAAGGGGATCGTTACCGTGTAGAACTTGAAATCCTCACAGTAACAATGAGTATTGATGATAAGAATGGTAGTAACGATCTACCGATGATTGAAGTTTTAAAAACCAATATTATTGACCGTAATACTGGCCAGCAAATCGAAGGAATTGCCGGAAATAATTATTCCTCTTATGTTCGGGATTATGATTTCAGTATTTTATTGATTGAGCACAATAAAAATAAATCTACTTTTTCTATTCCTGAAAATTTTGGTGATTTGCACGGAAAACTTTATAAGTGCTTTGTGAATTCTTCCACTTATAAAGAGCATTTTAAGATGTCACCGATCATTTGTCTCAGTGTATCGAGTAACAAAACGTATACTCGCACGGAGTATCAGCATCCGGTTCTGGGTTTTGAGTATCTGCAGGATCAGTACTCTATCACTGATGAATATTTCTCTAAAATGGGTTTAAAAGTTCGTTTTTTCATGCCTGCGAATAGTGTGGCACCAATGGCTTTTTATCATTCTGGAGATCTGCTTGCTGATTATACTGATCTTGGACTAATCAGCTCAATAAGCACGATGGAGACTTTCCAGAAGATTTATCGCCCTGAAATTTACAATGCAAATTCAGTGGCTGGGAAAATCTATCAACCTAGTCTTAAACACGATGATTATTCACTTACCCGCGTGGTTTATGACCGCGAAGAGCGCAGTCGACTGGCTGTTGAACAGGGTAAATATGCAGAAGAACATTTCATTAAGCCTTACAAAAGTCTCTTGGAACAATGGTCTGCTAATTTTACCCTTTAA
- a CDS encoding methionine synthase — translation MKKLLLPTSIVGSLPKPAWLAPPEKLWSPWKLEGDQLLEGKQDALRISLQEQQLADLDIICDGEQTRQHFVTTFIEHLSGVDFENRKTVKIRNRYDASVPVVVGEVARQKAVFVEDAKFLRKQTTKPIKWALPGPLTMVDTLYDDHYKSREKLAWEFAKALNEEARELQDAGVDIIQFDEPAFNVFFDEVNDWGMAALERAIEGLHCQTAVHICYGYGIQANTDWKKTLGSEWRQYEEIFPKIQKSKIDVVSLECHNSNVPLNLMELVRGKKVMVGAIDVATNTIETPEEVADTLRKALEFVDAENLYPSTNCGMAPLSRNVARGKLSALSAGAEIIRKELGI, via the coding sequence ATGAAGAAATTATTATTACCCACCTCTATTGTTGGAAGTTTACCTAAACCTGCCTGGCTTGCACCACCCGAAAAACTTTGGTCGCCATGGAAATTAGAAGGTGATCAGCTGCTTGAAGGGAAACAAGATGCTTTACGCATTTCTTTGCAGGAACAGCAATTGGCAGATCTAGATATTATTTGTGATGGCGAGCAGACACGCCAGCATTTTGTAACGACTTTTATCGAACATTTAAGCGGTGTAGATTTTGAAAATCGTAAAACAGTAAAAATCCGTAACCGTTATGACGCGAGTGTTCCAGTGGTCGTAGGTGAGGTTGCACGCCAGAAAGCAGTTTTTGTTGAAGATGCTAAATTCTTACGTAAACAGACTACTAAGCCTATAAAATGGGCATTGCCAGGCCCTCTGACAATGGTAGATACCTTGTACGACGACCATTATAAAAGCCGGGAAAAATTGGCATGGGAATTTGCGAAAGCACTCAATGAAGAAGCAAGAGAACTTCAAGACGCAGGAGTAGATATTATCCAGTTTGATGAACCTGCATTTAATGTGTTCTTTGATGAAGTAAACGATTGGGGAATGGCAGCATTAGAACGAGCCATTGAAGGTTTACACTGTCAAACTGCAGTTCATATTTGTTATGGTTATGGAATACAGGCAAATACTGATTGGAAAAAGACATTAGGTTCAGAGTGGCGACAATACGAAGAAATTTTTCCGAAAATTCAAAAATCAAAAATTGATGTGGTGTCTTTAGAATGTCACAACTCCAATGTGCCTTTAAATTTAATGGAACTTGTTCGCGGTAAAAAAGTAATGGTCGGTGCCATTGATGTGGCAACCAACACTATCGAAACACCAGAAGAAGTAGCTGATACCCTGCGTAAAGCTCTTGAGTTTGTCGATGCCGAAAATCTTTACCCTTCTACAAATTGCGGTATGGCTCCGCTATCTCGAAACGTAGCCAGAGGCAAGTTAAGTGCTTTAAGCGCAGGAGCAGAAATTATACGCAAAGAACTTGGGATTTAG
- a CDS encoding bile acid:sodium symporter family protein, with product MKKLLEVLKKAGFDGFLLMIAAMILMAYFLPKPGMVKEPISLEEIANAGVSLIFLFYGMRLSVEKLKAGLSNWKMHIVVQLTTFLFFPLLVLPFRPLFVNNGYELLWLGVFFLAALPSTVSSSVVMVSIAKGNIPAAIFNASISSLIGVVVTPLWVGLFIASATGDFDVTQIVIKLILQVLLPVIIGISLNSRFGSIAEKYKKQLKYFDQAVILTIIYTSFCKSFSEHLFEGFTALELAGLATGMMALFFAVFFCVGLFSRLLGFSDEDRITVLFCGSKKSLVHGTVMSKVLFQHNTITGIVLLPLMLYHALQLISASIIAQGMARRKEV from the coding sequence TTGAAGAAATTATTAGAAGTATTAAAAAAAGCAGGTTTCGACGGTTTCCTGTTAATGATAGCCGCTATGATTCTGATGGCTTATTTTTTGCCAAAGCCAGGCATGGTTAAAGAACCTATTTCGCTGGAGGAAATTGCCAATGCTGGCGTTTCCTTAATTTTCTTGTTTTATGGCATGCGACTGAGTGTTGAGAAACTAAAAGCTGGACTTTCCAACTGGAAAATGCACATTGTGGTCCAGTTGACAACCTTTTTATTTTTTCCGCTCCTAGTTTTACCATTTCGCCCGTTGTTTGTTAATAACGGCTACGAGCTGCTTTGGCTGGGTGTATTTTTTCTGGCAGCTTTACCGTCTACAGTATCCTCTTCCGTGGTAATGGTTTCCATCGCCAAGGGAAACATTCCCGCAGCCATTTTTAATGCGAGTATTTCCAGTTTGATCGGAGTAGTGGTTACGCCGCTCTGGGTTGGACTGTTTATAGCTTCTGCAACAGGCGATTTTGATGTCACTCAAATCGTCATAAAGTTGATTCTGCAAGTCTTGCTGCCTGTGATCATCGGCATAAGCCTCAATTCCCGTTTCGGCAGCATTGCCGAAAAATACAAGAAACAGCTCAAATATTTCGATCAGGCAGTTATTCTAACCATTATTTACACGTCGTTTTGCAAATCATTTTCCGAACATCTTTTTGAAGGTTTTACCGCCCTTGAACTTGCTGGACTCGCTACAGGGATGATGGCGTTGTTTTTCGCCGTATTTTTTTGTGTCGGACTATTCAGCCGTCTACTTGGTTTTTCAGATGAAGACCGTATTACTGTCTTATTCTGTGGGTCTAAAAAGTCATTGGTACACGGCACTGTTATGTCAAAAGTACTTTTTCAGCACAATACGATCACAGGCATCGTATTGCTGCCGCTCATGCTTTACCATGCCTTGCAATTGATTTCCGCTAGTATCATCGCTCAGGGTATGGCTCGACGAAAAGAAGTATAA
- a CDS encoding Lrp/AsnC family transcriptional regulator, producing the protein MEQIDDIDLQLLNILHDNSKYTVKELAKMVNLSASPVFERIKRLENNGYIKKYIALLDAEKLNRGFIVFCNIKLKQHDRNIGNQFVSDIMKIEEVVECYNISGDYDFLMKVSAKDMKHYQDFVFNKLGSVESIGSTQSTFVMSEIKNMYG; encoded by the coding sequence ATGGAGCAAATAGACGATATTGATCTTCAGTTATTAAATATACTTCACGATAATTCTAAATACACTGTAAAAGAACTTGCTAAAATGGTAAATCTTTCTGCATCGCCTGTTTTTGAGCGGATTAAAAGATTGGAAAACAACGGATATATCAAGAAGTATATAGCACTCCTTGATGCAGAAAAATTAAATCGAGGTTTCATTGTTTTTTGTAATATCAAACTTAAACAGCACGATCGTAATATCGGGAATCAGTTTGTTAGCGATATTATGAAAATCGAAGAAGTTGTGGAATGTTATAATATTTCGGGTGATTACGATTTTTTAATGAAAGTTTCTGCTAAAGACATGAAACATTATCAGGATTTTGTGTTTAATAAATTGGGGTCAGTTGAAAGCATAGGGAGTACCCAAAGCACCTTTGTTATGTCGGAGATAAAAAATATGTATGGATAG
- a CDS encoding helix-turn-helix domain-containing protein, with amino-acid sequence MGQVFNFETIQEYNDFNNHETLHPLVSIIDFNKAKPRTGSRMNFELYCIFLKDVKCGDLKYGRNYYDYQEGTLVFVSPGQTIDVENKVDYYQPAGHGLVFHPDLIRGTSLAKTISDYNFFSYNTSEALHLSEKEKQLVFDCFSKIETELKQSIDKHSKKLIASNIELFLNYCERFYDRQFITRDTTNKGIVEKFEELLNSYFSSDKPNILGLPSVAYYAGELNLSPNYFGDLIKKETGKSAQEYIQNKIIDTAKNKIFDSTKTINEVAYELGFKYPQHFTRFFKQHVGSTPNEYRILN; translated from the coding sequence ATGGGACAGGTATTTAACTTCGAGACTATTCAGGAGTATAATGATTTTAATAATCATGAAACATTGCATCCTTTAGTAAGTATAATTGATTTTAATAAAGCTAAACCAAGAACAGGTTCAAGGATGAATTTTGAATTGTACTGCATATTTCTTAAAGATGTAAAATGCGGGGATTTGAAATACGGCCGTAATTATTACGATTATCAGGAAGGAACCTTAGTTTTCGTATCTCCAGGCCAGACCATTGATGTAGAAAACAAAGTAGATTACTATCAGCCCGCAGGACATGGGTTGGTTTTTCATCCGGATTTAATTCGAGGCACCTCACTTGCTAAAACTATTAGTGACTATAACTTTTTCAGCTACAATACAAGTGAAGCTTTACACTTATCAGAGAAAGAAAAACAGCTTGTCTTTGATTGTTTTTCTAAAATAGAAACTGAATTAAAGCAGTCTATTGACAAACACAGCAAAAAACTTATTGCTTCAAATATTGAATTATTTTTGAATTACTGCGAAAGGTTCTATGACCGTCAGTTCATTACCAGGGATACAACCAACAAAGGAATTGTTGAAAAATTTGAAGAATTATTAAACAGTTATTTTTCATCGGATAAACCAAATATCTTAGGACTTCCTTCCGTAGCGTATTATGCCGGCGAACTTAATTTGTCTCCTAATTATTTTGGTGATCTTATTAAGAAAGAAACGGGAAAATCTGCTCAGGAATACATTCAAAATAAAATAATAGATACTGCTAAAAATAAGATATTCGATTCAACAAAAACTATTAATGAAGTCGCCTATGAATTAGGTTTTAAATATCCGCAGCATTTTACGCGTTTTTTCAAACAGCATGTTGGAAGCACTCCTAATGAATATCGGATTTTGAATTAA